From Hyla sarda isolate aHylSar1 chromosome 12, aHylSar1.hap1, whole genome shotgun sequence:
GCGCACTAGTAATGGTCCTTCATCCTCGTCTTCCTCGTCTCTGGCCAACCAGCAGCTCCCGGCTACGTGTGGGGTCAGGCAGCTCAGCAAACTGAAGAGGTTCCTCACCACCTTACAGCAGTTCGGCAACGATATCTCTCCGGAGATCGGGGAGAAGGTCCGGACTTTGGTTCTGGCTCTGGTGGTAAGTTGGCTACAAGAACCTCTCGAGATGGTAGTAAATCCAAAGGCTTGTTTAAAGGGACTcgtcagtatcacccgcactaaccggttatacaggcttgtagtgcgggtgacactgatcgaAACAATACTTTCCTCGCCCCCGTTTAGAGAAGCAgagcgcccacgggtcacatgattgggggggggggggatactgttaaatactgtggaaccgccataacttacaaaaataccgtgatacccatttttggtcataccgcgcaGCTCTAATATCAGGGCGGATGGtctacagggaacatatccaggtagtgtagGGGCTTtggaatatatattatataattttatactggagtacccatttaatggtcACTAGATAGTAATGTAAAAGCAATAAGCACATAAATCACTGTGGGGCATTAACACATTATGAGAACCATTACAGCCTGAAATATCATCCATGGCTTCCACTACCCTGTGCGCTCATCTTGACCTCTTGTCTCTTCTCCAGAATTCCACCGTAACCATAGAAGAATTCCACTGCAAGCTCCAGGAGGCCACAAACTTCCCTCTCCGACCCTTCGTCATCCCGTTCCTTAAGGTGAACATTCTTACATAATCCTCCACCAATCTCTGCCAGTCACTTATTGGGTTAAATCTAATCTGGACGCCGGTTTTGGTTTTCAGGCCAACTTGCCGCTTCTCCAGAGGGAGCTACTGCACTGCGCCCGCGCTGCCAAGCAAACGCCCTCACAGTACTTGGCTCAACATGAACACATCCTCCTCAACACCAACTCGTCTTCTCCATCCGACTCCTCCGAGCTGCTCATGGAGGTCAATGGGAACGGAAAGAGACACAGCCCCGAAAGGTAACGGCCTAGAGCGTCCACGAGGTGACCAAATGGCCACCAAATGCTGCAGGTCCAACGCCTGTGTCTTGTGTTCACAGGAGGGAAGATAATGGGTTCGAGAGAGAGCCTCTACCCCCAGAACCTCCAGCCAAGAGAGTGTGCACCATCAGCCCGGCCCCCCGCCACAGCCCCGCTCTTTCTTTGCCCCTTTTGAACCCTTCCAGCCAGTTTCACCCCACTCCTCCGCCACTACAGCACTACACGTTGGATGATATACCAGGATCTCAGTTGTATCGGGATCCACTGGGCAAAATCGTGGACTGCAGAGAAGGAAGAGAGCGCCACCATGTGGTCACAGCAGGTAAGCGCTACACGTGTCCTAGAACAGAATTACACAAAACAGCCCCCAGTGAAGTGAATGGCGCTGGTCTGTAGGACCACCCACAAGTCCTGAAGATGATTGGTATCTAAAAGCCACCATGTTTTCCTGACCCCATGGATCtgatacatcccccccccccccacccacccccattGCTGAGTGTAACCGGATTTTTCTGTCTGTAGGAATCAATGGCAGCTTGAACAATGGATATCAGGAAGAACTTGTAGATCATCGTCTGACCGAGAGGGAATGGGCAGAGGAATGGAAACATCTGGATCATGTAAGGCCTCCTGGGAAAACTGTAAGCCTGACCCGtagggcaagggggggggggttaaagtcttCTGTAACCACATTGTCACAGACAAACACCCCCAGACTTGAGCTGACCGTACACGTTAGATAGGTGTCGGCCAAACTCAACCACCAATGGTTGTGTACGTTGGCCTCCTGGTTCTCCTATGGACGGATGTTGGAGGAGAATGGTcggacatgttggatttcaagtACGTGGACTCATCTGACAACGGCTTATCTACCCGAGAACAACCATGAGGTATTTTATATTCAACATGTCCGACCCGTCTCTCTCCTGACATCTGTAGAACCAGGAGGTACCGAAAGATATCTAGGATATATGACCAGAGGGAAGAAaacatgtatacagtgtatccagaaagtcctcacccccgatcactatatacaatgtatccagaaagtcccccccccatcactatatacaatgtatccagaaagtcttcacccccatcactatatacaatgtatccagaaagtcctcacccccgatcactatatacaatgtatccagaaagtcctcaccccccatcactatatacaatgtatccagaaagtcttcacccccatcactatatacaatgtatccagaaagtcctcacccccgatcactatatacaatgtatccagaaagtctcctccccccccccccccatcactatatacaatgtatccagaaagtcctcacccccgatcactatatacaatgtatccagaaagtcttcacccccggtcactatatacaatgtattcagaaagtctccccccccccccccccatcattatatacaatgtatccagaaagtcttcacccccccccgtcactatatacaatgtatccagaaagttttcacccccccccgtcactatatacaatgtatccagaaagtcttcacccccccccccccccgatcactaaatacaatgtatccagtcactatatacaatgtatccagaaagtcttcacccccggtcgctatatacaatgtatccagaaagtcttcacccccggtcactatatacaatgtaaccagaaagtcttcacccccggtcactatatacaatgtatccagaaagtcttcccccccccccccccccatcactatatacaatgtatccagagagtcttcacccccggtcactatatacaatgtatccagaaagtcttccccccgatcactatatacaatgtatccagaaagtcttcagtcCCTTTGAAGCTAGAGTTGGTTGTATTTTAGTGATTTCTTCCTTAAATTACATGCACAGCGATATTTATTCGCTTCTAGAAAGCCGACAGAGCCCTCTAGTGATTCAGAAAGAcatattaaagatttttttatgctttgatTTTTGCTTAGGCCTTGAACTGCATCATGGAG
This genomic window contains:
- the CBFA2T2 gene encoding protein CBFA2T2 isoform X3, which encodes MNHSPPSLNGAPSPPQRTSNGPSSSSSSSLANQQLPATCGVRQLSKLKRFLTTLQQFGNDISPEIGEKVRTLVLALVNSTVTIEEFHCKLQEATNFPLRPFVIPFLKANLPLLQRELLHCARAAKQTPSQYLAQHEHILLNTNSSSPSDSSELLMEVNGNGKRHSPERREDNGFEREPLPPEPPAKRVCTISPAPRHSPALSLPLLNPSSQFHPTPPPLQHYTLDDIPGSQLYRDPLGKIVDCREGRERHHVVTAGINGSLNNGYQEELVDHRLTEREWAEEWKHLDHALNCIMEMVEKTKRSMAVLRRCQEVDRDELNYWKRRYSESSELRKGSEHLSRQHSPTSNDSGTSDSQRDFGSRTGGNYVTEEIWRKAVSAPFNLPPPYTEEAVNEVKRQAMSEVQKAVSEAEQKAFEMIASERARMEQTIADAKRRATEDAFLVVNEQEESTESCWNCGRKASETCSGCNIARYCGSFCQHKDWEKHHRICGQTLHGSSKGLTPVRSLVPKPSDPILLSPAVERSSSATSRSSTPASVAAVESL
- the CBFA2T2 gene encoding protein CBFA2T2 isoform X2, whose translation is MVGIPGSFQFSNGMNHSPPSLNGAPSPPQRTSNGPSSSSSSSLANQQLPATCGVRQLSKLKRFLTTLQQFGNDISPEIGEKVRTLVLALVNSTVTIEEFHCKLQEATNFPLRPFVIPFLKANLPLLQRELLHCARAAKQTPSQYLAQHEHILLNTNSSSPSDSSELLMEVNGNGKRHSPERREDNGFEREPLPPEPPAKRVCTISPAPRHSPALSLPLLNPSSQFHPTPPPLQHYTLDDIPGSQLYRDPLGKIVDCREGRERHHVVTAGINGSLNNGYQEELVDHRLTEREWAEEWKHLDHALNCIMEMVEKTKRSMAVLRRCQEVDRDELNYWKRRYSESSELRKGSEHLSRQHSPTSNDSGTSDSQRDFGSRTGGNYVTEEIWRKAEEAVNEVKRQAMSEVQKAVSEAEQKAFEMIASERARMEQTIADAKRRATEDAFLVVNEQEESTESCWNCGRKASETCSGCNIARYCGSFCQHKDWEKHHRICGQTLHGSSKGLTPVRSLVPKPSDPILLSPAVERSSSATSRSSTPASVAAVESL
- the CBFA2T2 gene encoding protein CBFA2T2 isoform X1 yields the protein MVGIPGSFQFSNGMNHSPPSLNGAPSPPQRTSNGPSSSSSSSLANQQLPATCGVRQLSKLKRFLTTLQQFGNDISPEIGEKVRTLVLALVNSTVTIEEFHCKLQEATNFPLRPFVIPFLKANLPLLQRELLHCARAAKQTPSQYLAQHEHILLNTNSSSPSDSSELLMEVNGNGKRHSPERREDNGFEREPLPPEPPAKRVCTISPAPRHSPALSLPLLNPSSQFHPTPPPLQHYTLDDIPGSQLYRDPLGKIVDCREGRERHHVVTAGINGSLNNGYQEELVDHRLTEREWAEEWKHLDHALNCIMEMVEKTKRSMAVLRRCQEVDRDELNYWKRRYSESSELRKGSEHLSRQHSPTSNDSGTSDSQRDFGSRTGGNYVTEEIWRKAVSAPFNLPPPYTEEAVNEVKRQAMSEVQKAVSEAEQKAFEMIASERARMEQTIADAKRRATEDAFLVVNEQEESTESCWNCGRKASETCSGCNIARYCGSFCQHKDWEKHHRICGQTLHGSSKGLTPVRSLVPKPSDPILLSPAVERSSSATSRSSTPASVAAVESL